Proteins found in one Acidobacteriota bacterium genomic segment:
- a CDS encoding class I SAM-dependent methyltransferase — protein MTEEQQAGPPTDAVPAASRSGAYLERGDYHRQPSPSWEFYPTYLAKLRIVRSYLERLPRGTAVLDAGCGEGVLVEEFHDRLAMHGVDPHYSSAHVQQASLLALPVDDGRFDVALCLDVLEHLTFEEQPRAFGELHRVLRPGGELLVTVPNLAHLQSRVHFLLTGRLIRTASLEKHPGDRPVAEFLRLAARAGFRLVERRGIFPTVPVLTRLIRRQPARLRWLHRALTVALPVPGWCFLNVLRFERV, from the coding sequence ATGACCGAGGAGCAGCAGGCCGGCCCGCCCACCGACGCCGTCCCGGCTGCCTCGAGGAGCGGCGCGTACCTCGAGCGCGGCGACTACCATCGGCAACCGTCGCCGTCCTGGGAGTTCTACCCGACCTACCTCGCGAAGCTCCGGATCGTCCGCTCGTATCTCGAGCGCCTGCCGCGCGGGACGGCCGTGCTGGATGCCGGCTGCGGCGAAGGCGTGCTCGTCGAGGAGTTCCACGATCGGCTCGCGATGCACGGCGTCGATCCGCACTACAGCTCCGCCCACGTGCAGCAGGCGTCGCTCCTGGCCCTTCCGGTCGACGATGGCCGGTTCGACGTCGCGCTGTGTCTCGACGTGCTCGAGCACCTCACGTTCGAGGAACAGCCGCGCGCGTTCGGCGAGCTCCATCGCGTCCTGCGTCCGGGCGGCGAGCTGCTCGTCACGGTGCCGAACCTCGCGCACCTCCAGTCGCGCGTGCACTTCCTTCTGACCGGCCGGCTCATCCGGACCGCGAGCCTCGAGAAGCATCCCGGCGATCGTCCGGTGGCGGAGTTCCTGCGGCTGGCGGCTCGCGCGGGATTCCGTCTCGTCGAGCGGCGGGGCATCTTCCCCACCGTCCCGGTGCTGACGCGCCTGATTCGTCGTCAGCCCGCGCGGCTACGGTGGCTGCACCGGGCGCTGACCGTCGCGCTGCCGGTGCCGGGCTGGTGTTTCCTGAACGTGCTGCGATTCGAACGCGTGTAG